In Bosea vestrisii, the following are encoded in one genomic region:
- a CDS encoding ABC-three component system middle component 6 translates to MILPGKHLSPHRAIVGVGAEILAQLDRPRDVSELWERVRASRATLQQASPISFDWFVLALTFLYAIKAIDESGGLMRPAEPA, encoded by the coding sequence ATGATCCTTCCCGGGAAACATCTTTCACCGCATCGCGCCATCGTCGGCGTCGGCGCGGAGATCCTCGCCCAGCTCGACCGTCCACGGGACGTCTCCGAACTCTGGGAACGCGTGCGGGCGTCGCGGGCGACGCTCCAGCAGGCCAGCCCGATCTCGTTCGATTGGTTCGTCCTCGCGCTTACCTTCCTCTATGCGATCAAGGCCATCGATGAGTCAGGCGGGCTGATGCGGCCAGCGGAACCGGCATGA
- a CDS encoding ABC-three component system protein, whose protein sequence is MAVRRFDDVARFHKSVIDNRRTHLSEEIDETERQIKKGEDRFAVLDAERSEILQLLEGHGALEDFVGLQRRLADAEAEAASLRDRFQSATVLASEGTELTIERASIKQRLQLDHQNRHERLNEAILLVGAAIKKLYEDRKGKFEVEATENGPEFRITIQGDRGGGISSMEIFCLDYALFCIWSKRGKGPGFLIHDSHLFDGVDARQVARAIGLGAAAAREYGQQYIVTMNSDIYDSLKLEDGIDREAAIIEPRLSDRDETTGLFGFRFD, encoded by the coding sequence GTGGCCGTTCGGCGATTCGACGACGTCGCCCGCTTCCACAAGAGCGTGATCGATAACAGGCGCACCCATCTCAGCGAGGAGATCGACGAGACCGAGCGGCAGATCAAGAAGGGCGAGGACCGGTTCGCCGTCCTGGACGCCGAGCGGAGCGAGATACTGCAATTGCTGGAAGGGCACGGGGCTCTTGAGGATTTCGTCGGCTTGCAGAGGCGGCTGGCCGACGCCGAGGCCGAGGCCGCCTCGCTGCGCGATCGCTTCCAGTCGGCAACGGTCCTTGCCAGCGAGGGCACGGAGCTCACCATCGAGCGAGCGAGCATCAAGCAACGGCTCCAGCTCGACCACCAGAACCGGCACGAGCGGCTGAACGAGGCCATCCTTCTCGTCGGAGCGGCAATCAAAAAGCTCTACGAAGACCGGAAGGGCAAGTTCGAGGTCGAGGCCACGGAGAACGGTCCGGAGTTCCGGATCACGATCCAGGGCGACCGTGGCGGGGGCATCTCCAGCATGGAGATCTTCTGCCTGGACTACGCCTTGTTCTGCATCTGGTCGAAGCGAGGGAAGGGGCCGGGCTTTCTCATCCACGACAGCCACCTCTTCGACGGCGTCGATGCCCGGCAGGTTGCGCGCGCCATCGGTCTGGGCGCCGCTGCCGCCAGAGAGTACGGGCAGCAGTACATCGTCACGATGAACAGCGACATCTACGATTCGCTGAAGCTCGAAGATGGCATCGACCGCGAGGCCGCGATCATCGAACCGCGGCTATCGGATCGGGACGAGACGACCGGGCTCTTCGGCTTCCGGTTCGACTAA
- a CDS encoding helix-turn-helix domain-containing protein, with amino-acid sequence MNPKELIDRIVSMPPPAQGVAVTPPVEVVAMVVRMARGLRQWKQDTLADFARVSMSTVERVERAEPVSIESLDRIAQALGYEAGAFTAPRLPIPREEAAAQMIDQLGNLQQVEVRPFENHRQIRMVAATQACYIHRPEVGAAYDEQVAGLREWLDLASFALGPDSVDGGEPIRRRALCDDILAAVADLRRRGVTVLVGIVDAPIPGFADWKVAIISLTPKLSDPGAPKRRAIFVDKRCLRPGPGYLDHLSDEADL; translated from the coding sequence ATGAACCCGAAAGAACTCATCGACCGTATCGTTTCCATGCCGCCGCCGGCTCAGGGCGTCGCCGTCACGCCGCCCGTCGAGGTCGTCGCGATGGTCGTCCGCATGGCCCGCGGGCTGAGACAGTGGAAGCAGGACACGCTCGCCGACTTCGCGCGCGTCAGCATGTCCACGGTAGAGCGCGTCGAGCGCGCGGAGCCGGTCAGCATCGAAAGCCTCGACCGAATCGCTCAGGCGCTCGGTTACGAAGCCGGCGCCTTCACAGCGCCGCGCCTGCCGATCCCCAGGGAAGAGGCGGCCGCGCAGATGATCGATCAGCTCGGAAATCTACAGCAGGTCGAGGTGCGCCCGTTCGAAAACCACCGCCAGATTAGGATGGTCGCAGCCACCCAGGCCTGTTACATCCACCGCCCCGAGGTAGGGGCCGCCTACGACGAGCAGGTAGCGGGCCTGCGGGAGTGGCTAGACTTGGCGTCCTTCGCATTGGGGCCTGATTCCGTTGACGGGGGCGAACCGATCCGTCGGCGTGCACTCTGCGACGACATCCTGGCCGCGGTTGCCGATCTGCGCCGCCGCGGCGTCACGGTTCTCGTCGGCATCGTCGACGCGCCAATCCCGGGGTTCGCCGACTGGAAGGTGGCGATCATCTCGCTCACGCCCAAGCTCTCCGATCCCGGCGCGCCCAAGCGCCGCGCCATCTTCGTCGATAAGCGCTGCTTGCGTCCCGGCCCCGGCTATCTGGACCACCTGTCCGACGAGGCGGACCTGTAG
- a CDS encoding helix-turn-helix domain-containing protein has translation MAQLIGEYRERSGQLQSEVAAKLGRHQPFIANIESGQRRVDIPELLQLAAAIGFDPHEAIDELLKISD, from the coding sequence TTGGCTCAGCTCATCGGTGAGTACCGAGAGCGTTCGGGCCAGCTACAGTCGGAGGTCGCTGCCAAGCTCGGCCGACATCAGCCATTCATTGCCAACATCGAAAGCGGCCAGCGCAGAGTGGACATTCCTGAATTATTGCAGTTGGCGGCAGCAATCGGATTCGATCCCCATGAGGCGATCGACGAGCTGTTGAAAATTTCGGATTGA
- a CDS encoding ABC transporter substrate-binding protein, which translates to MLKFVPQANLTSLDPIWTTAQVTTNHGYAVFDTLYGLDNALRPQPQMAKGHSVSADGRVWTIELREGLKWHDGQSVLARDCIASLQRWAKRDAFGQLLDAAAETWEAPDDRHLRVTFRSAFPLFLEAIAKPLGITPFMMPERIARTDPFKQITEIVGSGPYRFVQNEYVTGSKAVYARFDAYIPRSEPAELTAGGKVAHFERIEWIVMPDAATAAAALQSGEIDWWDQALPDLIPVLQNNKGVKVAIHDQAGFIGMMRFNTLHPPFNNPAIRRAVMFAIEQADYMRAVTGNIEENFRSCFSMWPCGTTYSSETGAEALKGTRNLEHARTMLLEAGYKGERVVIISPTDIASIGPLGQITDDLFRKLGINVELVETDWGSVVQRRASREPVDKGGWSIFHTWWPSLAVDNPAINQTLRGQGGKGWFGWYENAMAEELASRWLTAKNPAEQKAIAEAIQVDAFKQAPIVPLGQFFIPTAYRADLTGFLASTIPSMWNVRRVR; encoded by the coding sequence GTGCTCAAATTCGTGCCGCAGGCGAACCTGACTTCGCTGGACCCGATCTGGACGACGGCACAGGTCACGACGAACCACGGCTATGCCGTTTTCGACACGCTCTACGGACTCGATAATGCGCTGCGGCCACAACCCCAGATGGCCAAGGGGCATTCCGTCTCGGCGGACGGCCGAGTCTGGACGATCGAACTGCGCGAAGGGCTGAAATGGCATGACGGCCAGTCGGTGCTGGCCCGCGACTGCATAGCCAGCCTCCAGCGCTGGGCCAAACGCGACGCCTTCGGTCAGTTGCTCGACGCTGCCGCCGAGACATGGGAAGCGCCGGACGACAGGCATCTGCGCGTCACCTTCCGGTCGGCCTTTCCCCTGTTCCTCGAGGCGATCGCCAAGCCACTGGGCATCACGCCGTTCATGATGCCTGAGCGCATCGCCAGGACCGACCCCTTCAAGCAGATCACCGAGATCGTCGGCTCAGGCCCATATCGCTTCGTCCAGAACGAGTACGTCACCGGCAGCAAGGCCGTTTATGCCAGGTTCGACGCCTATATCCCGCGGTCCGAGCCGGCCGAGCTCACGGCCGGTGGCAAGGTCGCTCATTTCGAGCGGATCGAATGGATCGTCATGCCAGACGCCGCGACAGCTGCGGCGGCCCTGCAGTCGGGCGAGATCGACTGGTGGGACCAGGCTCTGCCGGATCTGATCCCGGTCCTGCAGAACAACAAGGGCGTCAAGGTCGCCATTCACGACCAAGCCGGCTTCATCGGGATGATGCGCTTCAACACCCTGCATCCGCCGTTCAACAATCCGGCCATCCGCCGAGCGGTCATGTTTGCCATCGAGCAGGCCGACTACATGCGCGCCGTAACTGGCAATATCGAGGAAAACTTCCGTAGCTGCTTCTCGATGTGGCCATGCGGCACGACCTATTCCAGCGAAACCGGTGCCGAGGCGCTCAAGGGCACGCGCAACCTCGAGCACGCCAGGACCATGCTGCTCGAGGCCGGCTACAAGGGCGAGCGTGTGGTCATCATCAGCCCGACCGACATTGCCAGCATCGGGCCGCTCGGCCAGATCACAGACGACCTCTTCCGCAAGCTCGGGATCAATGTCGAACTGGTGGAAACCGATTGGGGATCGGTCGTTCAAAGGCGCGCTTCGCGCGAGCCGGTCGACAAAGGCGGCTGGAGCATCTTCCATACATGGTGGCCTTCGCTGGCCGTCGACAATCCCGCGATCAACCAGACACTGCGCGGTCAAGGCGGCAAGGGTTGGTTCGGTTGGTATGAGAACGCGATGGCGGAGGAGTTGGCCTCAAGATGGCTGACGGCGAAGAATCCGGCTGAGCAGAAGGCGATCGCGGAGGCAATCCAGGTCGACGCATTCAAGCAGGCGCCGATCGTACCGCTCGGTCAGTTTTTCATTCCAACGGCCTATCGCGCCGATCTGACTGGCTTTCTTGCGTCGACAATCCCGAGCATGTGGAATGTCCGCCGCGTTCGATAG
- a CDS encoding phosphotriesterase family protein: MTRTDLIVHRTIKFASERNDRALRPQTRFYSQAGQGRGTSGLGLLEGVRNRMSNRLDRAALRGKAQSVLGFVEPASLGPTLMHEHLIWDIRTPAMAVDPDQGPEITLCNCFRMNYGRWKVPGNLFLRCRDTAAKEVQAMVDAGGRTIVELSNGGLRPDPHGLAEIARRTGATIVMGCGHYVHDYQDRANEDRDVDSFASEMIAQVFEGAWGTSVRAGIIGEIGCQVPWTDLEKRVLRGALIAQTETGAAVNIHPGRTVEQPQEIAEFVVRHSGDISRVIFSHIDRTIFDEDTLLRLADTGCVIEFDLFGQEQAFYTWADIDMPNDAGRLRFIRTLIDHGHLERIVISHDICYKTRLTSFGGHGYTHIFENILPLMRSRGFSETEIEAILVGNPRRLLTFV; the protein is encoded by the coding sequence TTGACACGCACCGATTTAATTGTCCATCGTACAATTAAATTCGCCAGCGAGAGGAATGATCGTGCACTGCGACCTCAAACCCGATTTTACAGTCAGGCAGGGCAGGGAAGGGGTACGTCAGGGCTCGGCCTGTTGGAGGGAGTTCGAAACCGCATGAGCAACCGACTGGACCGCGCCGCTCTGCGCGGCAAGGCGCAGAGCGTCCTGGGGTTCGTCGAACCGGCGAGCCTCGGCCCGACCTTGATGCACGAGCACCTGATCTGGGACATCCGCACGCCGGCGATGGCGGTCGATCCGGACCAGGGGCCGGAGATCACCCTCTGCAACTGCTTCCGCATGAACTATGGCCGCTGGAAGGTGCCGGGCAACCTCTTCCTGCGCTGCCGGGACACGGCCGCGAAGGAAGTGCAAGCGATGGTCGATGCCGGCGGGCGAACCATCGTCGAGCTGAGCAATGGCGGGCTGAGGCCCGATCCCCATGGGCTGGCGGAGATTGCGCGGAGGACCGGAGCGACCATCGTCATGGGCTGCGGCCACTATGTGCACGACTATCAGGACCGGGCCAACGAGGACCGAGACGTCGACAGCTTTGCATCCGAGATGATCGCCCAGGTGTTCGAGGGCGCCTGGGGCACGTCGGTGCGTGCCGGCATCATCGGCGAGATCGGCTGCCAGGTCCCGTGGACAGATCTGGAGAAGCGCGTGTTGAGAGGCGCTCTGATCGCCCAGACGGAAACCGGTGCCGCCGTCAACATTCATCCCGGCCGCACAGTCGAGCAGCCGCAGGAGATCGCCGAATTCGTGGTGAGGCATAGCGGCGATATCAGCCGTGTGATCTTCAGTCATATCGATCGAACGATCTTCGACGAGGACACGCTGCTGCGGCTCGCCGACACCGGCTGCGTGATCGAGTTCGACCTGTTTGGCCAGGAACAGGCCTTCTACACCTGGGCGGACATCGACATGCCGAACGACGCCGGCCGCCTGCGCTTCATCCGCACCCTGATCGATCACGGCCATCTCGAGCGCATCGTGATCAGTCACGACATCTGTTACAAGACGCGGCTGACCAGCTTCGGTGGCCACGGCTACACGCACATCTTCGAGAACATTCTGCCGCTGATGCGCTCGCGCGGCTTTTCGGAGACCGAAATCGAAGCGATCCTCGTCGGAAATCCGCGCCGGTTGCTGACCTTCGTCTGA
- a CDS encoding TetR family transcriptional regulator produces MQEVEQRKRRGRPRRDEVVALDREQIVAEALRLIDERGLDAFSLRELARALGVFPTALYWHMPGGRNAVLGAVAATAFTNVVPPAEDAVDDWEKWIRALFVRYRESLRKHPNIAPLLGAQIVSNTGVDIELVERILAALESAGFRGERLRDAYNTVVAGMLGYVTLELAPSPAEDASEWAQAFEADIRGVDADRFPRLARNLDLLANRAFIVRWQGGAEKPMAHSFDFYVEAIIAGLRALSRSPA; encoded by the coding sequence ATGCAGGAAGTCGAGCAACGAAAGCGTCGGGGACGCCCCAGGCGCGATGAAGTCGTCGCACTCGATCGCGAACAGATCGTGGCTGAGGCGCTGCGTCTCATCGATGAACGGGGGCTCGACGCGTTCAGCCTGCGCGAGCTCGCACGGGCGCTGGGCGTGTTCCCAACCGCCCTTTACTGGCATATGCCCGGCGGCCGAAACGCGGTGCTCGGCGCGGTCGCCGCCACGGCCTTCACCAACGTCGTTCCGCCCGCCGAAGATGCGGTCGACGACTGGGAGAAATGGATCCGCGCGCTTTTCGTCCGCTATCGCGAATCGCTGCGCAAGCATCCGAATATCGCGCCCTTGCTCGGCGCCCAGATCGTCTCGAACACGGGTGTCGATATCGAACTCGTCGAACGCATTCTCGCTGCGCTGGAGTCGGCGGGCTTTCGCGGAGAGCGGCTTCGCGACGCCTACAATACCGTCGTCGCAGGCATGCTCGGTTATGTTACGCTGGAGCTCGCCCCGAGCCCGGCCGAAGACGCCAGCGAATGGGCCCAAGCCTTCGAGGCCGATATTCGGGGCGTCGATGCCGACCGGTTCCCCCGACTGGCACGCAATCTCGATCTCCTCGCCAACCGGGCCTTCATCGTCCGGTGGCAGGGCGGCGCAGAAAAGCCGATGGCGCATAGCTTCGACTTTTACGTCGAGGCGATCATCGCCGGGCTGCGTGCGCTCTCCCGCAGCCCTGCCTGA
- a CDS encoding aspartate aminotransferase family protein: protein MLDFLHVRLGDHCHASPVLPTEISPLEQGAKKREPVFRIDRLSLLMRASGSNSRADAAIPRRANPRRGYRQINCTMYNYSDEGAPLRRDASTGRKQIMDAARRNRTIDDELVEARARYGQRRPKSLAIHERACEVMPGGNTRTVLYHGPFPLRLAHGEGAVATDADGHRYVNLLGEYTAGLFGHSHPVIRRAIDAALDGGVNLGGHTMFEAELARHVVERFPAIERVRFTNSGTEANLMAIATARAFTKRAKVLVFRGGYHGGLLYFGGGGIPINAPYEFIVAPYNDADATARLIRENGSDLACVLTEAMMGSSGCIPARPEFLAMLRRETLAAGALLVLDEVMTSRFGRSGAHGLLGLEPDLITLGKWVGGGMSFGAFGGRADIMAMYDPSKPGSLPHAGTFNNNVLSMSAGVAALTQVFTPDVAEALHARGEQLRERLNALFRSADVSLQATGQGSLMNIHARRGPVNSPDDLDGSDDRIRELVFLDLLERGFYLARRGFIALSLAVDDGMTEQFLGALEDIVSERRRMLV from the coding sequence TTGCTCGACTTCCTGCATGTCCGCCTCGGTGATCACTGCCACGCATCGCCGGTTCTGCCTACCGAGATTTCGCCATTAGAGCAGGGGGCGAAAAAGCGGGAACCGGTTTTTCGCATTGATCGGCTCTCACTTTTGATGAGAGCATCCGGCTCTAACAGCCGCGCCGATGCCGCGATACCTCGCAGGGCAAATCCTCGCAGGGGCTATCGACAAATAAATTGTACGATGTACAATTATTCCGATGAGGGCGCGCCGCTCCGGCGGGATGCATCGACGGGACGGAAGCAGATCATGGATGCAGCGCGGCGGAACAGGACAATCGACGACGAACTGGTCGAAGCCCGGGCACGTTATGGGCAGAGGCGGCCGAAATCACTGGCCATTCATGAGCGCGCCTGTGAGGTGATGCCGGGTGGAAACACCCGGACCGTGCTTTATCACGGCCCGTTTCCGCTTCGCCTGGCTCATGGCGAGGGAGCGGTCGCGACCGACGCTGACGGACACCGCTACGTCAATCTACTCGGCGAATACACGGCCGGTCTGTTCGGTCATTCCCACCCGGTCATTCGCCGGGCAATCGACGCTGCGCTCGACGGCGGTGTCAATCTCGGCGGTCACACCATGTTCGAGGCCGAGCTCGCCCGGCATGTGGTCGAGCGCTTTCCGGCGATTGAACGCGTGCGGTTCACGAATTCCGGTACCGAGGCGAATCTGATGGCGATTGCGACGGCGCGCGCCTTCACCAAGCGCGCGAAGGTGCTGGTATTCCGGGGCGGCTATCACGGGGGCCTGCTCTATTTCGGCGGCGGTGGCATTCCGATCAACGCTCCCTACGAATTCATCGTCGCGCCCTACAACGATGCCGATGCGACCGCCCGCCTGATCCGCGAGAACGGATCGGATCTCGCCTGCGTTCTGACCGAAGCGATGATGGGATCGAGCGGCTGCATTCCTGCGCGACCGGAATTCCTCGCCATGCTGCGCAGGGAGACCCTGGCCGCGGGAGCGCTTCTCGTCCTCGACGAGGTGATGACATCGCGCTTCGGTCGCAGCGGCGCCCATGGCCTGCTCGGCCTCGAACCCGATCTCATAACGCTCGGCAAATGGGTCGGGGGCGGCATGTCCTTCGGAGCCTTCGGCGGGCGGGCGGACATCATGGCGATGTACGATCCGTCGAAACCCGGCTCGCTGCCGCATGCGGGAACCTTCAACAACAACGTGCTCTCGATGTCGGCGGGCGTCGCCGCGCTGACTCAGGTTTTCACACCGGATGTCGCTGAGGCGCTGCACGCACGCGGCGAACAATTGCGGGAACGCCTGAACGCTCTGTTCCGCAGTGCCGATGTCTCGCTCCAGGCGACCGGGCAAGGTTCGCTGATGAACATCCATGCCCGCCGCGGCCCGGTGAACAGTCCCGACGACCTCGATGGCAGCGACGATCGCATCAGGGAACTGGTCTTTCTGGATCTGCTCGAGCGCGGTTTCTATCTTGCTCGCCGGGGCTTCATTGCGCTGTCGCTGGCCGTCGACGATGGGATGACGGAGCAGTTCCTGGGCGCGCTGGAGGACATTGTCTCGGAGCGAAGGCGCATGCTCGTCTGA
- the surE gene encoding 5'/3'-nucleotidase SurE, translating into MRILIANDDGIDAPGIALLRRAAARVAPDIWVVAPERKWTAASHHLSFDRDLTLTRREAQVHALDGTPADCVVAAMTVLFRDGGRPDLVLSGVNDGRNAAEDAAYSGTLSIAREASFWDIPAIGFSRSKGGTSEEGDVAALAELIGNLWQHRAAWSREGAYLSVNLPKDLPAKIGFAKIGRDKIAGAADISSEDGERIVWRIRRGRPHTSRPGDENSFIDAGKIAIVRHCWIDGAPLDASLAADLNAGLSHI; encoded by the coding sequence ATGCGCATCCTGATCGCCAATGACGACGGCATCGACGCTCCCGGCATCGCCCTGCTGCGCCGCGCCGCCGCTCGTGTCGCCCCCGACATCTGGGTCGTCGCGCCCGAACGGAAATGGACGGCCGCGAGCCATCATTTGTCCTTCGACCGCGACCTGACGCTGACCCGCCGCGAAGCCCAGGTCCATGCGCTCGACGGAACGCCGGCCGATTGCGTCGTCGCGGCGATGACCGTGCTGTTCCGCGACGGCGGCAGGCCGGATCTCGTGCTCTCAGGCGTCAATGATGGCCGCAATGCCGCCGAGGACGCCGCTTATTCCGGCACGTTGTCGATTGCCCGCGAAGCGAGTTTCTGGGATATCCCCGCCATCGGCTTCTCCCGTTCCAAGGGCGGGACATCCGAAGAGGGCGATGTCGCCGCGCTGGCAGAGCTGATCGGCAATCTATGGCAGCACCGCGCCGCCTGGAGCCGGGAGGGCGCCTATCTCAGCGTCAACCTGCCGAAGGACCTGCCGGCGAAGATCGGCTTCGCCAAAATCGGCCGCGACAAGATCGCGGGTGCGGCCGACATCAGCTCCGAGGACGGCGAGCGCATCGTCTGGCGCATCCGCCGTGGCCGTCCGCATACAAGCCGGCCCGGCGACGAGAACAGCTTCATCGATGCGGGCAAGATTGCGATCGTGCGCCATTGCTGGATCGATGGAGCCCCGCTGGACGCGAGCCTTGCCGCAGACCTCAATGCGGGTCTTTCCCATATCTGA
- a CDS encoding MBL fold metallo-hydrolase has translation MKVKIHGGVGEKGRTCIGVEQGGTRLLLDVGVDTSAPRGSGYYPAITPEELRLLDAIIVTHAHEDHVAALGWCFVNGFSGRVLMTTESAAEVDATLAAYATPQERELAGQSAPEIIAAGQDFNIGPLAIRTGRSGHVVGGIWCHLSAAEGSLTYCGDIVPASPVFAMDQLPPCDLLLLDASYGEDRVPAAERGAAIRRWLSAHSQSAVLPTPLSGRSIELIGLIEGPIAIHPSMRAALAQQIAASAWLKPGTTDLLSARLAAASLWEEGQALPAAVLLCDDGMGLSGPSRAALAQARREGHPVLLTGHVPKGSPADALLAAGKADWLRFPTHPTLPENAAIAAASGANCVLAHSCDAATARALASDIQNLNAELKPGDSIEI, from the coding sequence ATGAAAGTGAAGATCCACGGCGGCGTCGGCGAGAAGGGCCGCACCTGCATCGGTGTCGAGCAGGGCGGCACGCGGCTTCTGCTCGACGTCGGCGTCGACACCAGCGCGCCGCGCGGCTCCGGCTATTATCCAGCCATCACGCCGGAGGAGCTCCGGCTGCTCGACGCGATAATCGTGACGCACGCTCATGAGGACCACGTCGCGGCGCTCGGCTGGTGCTTCGTTAATGGCTTTTCCGGCCGCGTGCTGATGACCACCGAGAGCGCCGCCGAGGTGGACGCGACGCTCGCCGCCTATGCGACGCCGCAGGAGCGCGAGCTCGCCGGACAATCCGCTCCCGAGATCATCGCCGCCGGCCAGGATTTCAACATCGGCCCGCTCGCCATCCGCACCGGCCGGAGCGGCCATGTCGTCGGCGGCATCTGGTGTCATCTCAGCGCGGCGGAGGGCAGCCTGACCTATTGCGGCGACATCGTCCCTGCCAGCCCGGTGTTCGCGATGGACCAGCTGCCACCTTGCGACCTGCTGCTGCTCGACGCCTCCTATGGCGAGGATCGCGTCCCGGCGGCCGAGCGCGGCGCGGCGATACGGCGCTGGCTCTCGGCCCACTCGCAAAGCGCGGTGCTGCCGACGCCGCTATCTGGGCGCTCGATCGAGCTGATCGGTCTGATCGAAGGCCCGATCGCCATCCATCCATCGATGCGCGCAGCATTGGCTCAACAGATCGCGGCATCCGCCTGGCTGAAACCAGGGACCACTGACCTCCTTTCGGCGCGCCTCGCTGCAGCATCCCTCTGGGAAGAGGGACAGGCGCTGCCGGCCGCCGTTCTGCTGTGCGATGACGGCATGGGGCTCTCCGGCCCGTCGAGAGCGGCGCTCGCCCAGGCGCGCCGCGAGGGGCACCCGGTGCTCCTGACCGGCCATGTTCCCAAGGGAAGCCCGGCAGATGCGCTGCTGGCCGCCGGGAAAGCAGATTGGCTGCGCTTCCCGACCCACCCGACCTTGCCGGAGAACGCTGCCATTGCCGCAGCCAGCGGTGCGAACTGCGTGCTCGCCCATTCCTGCGATGCCGCGACGGCGCGGGCTCTCGCCTCCGACATTCAAAACCTCAATGCCGAGCTCAAGCCCGGCGACAGCATCGAGATCTGA
- a CDS encoding ABC transporter ATP-binding protein, with the protein MARLTIDRAQKRFGAFLALDDVSIDVEDGEFLAVLGPSGCGKTTLLRQIAGFDKLDGGAIRIGDRLVSSAEQHVPPEHRKLGIVFQSYALWPHMTVAENVAYGLTVAGVRDPERARRVAAALDLVGLNGFDERRPGLLSGGQRQRVALARCLVTEPSLVLLDEPLANLDVHLRASMEEEFARFHERTGTTMVYITHDQAEAMALADRIAVMDRGRLLQLATPSMLYREPADTTVAGFIGDGMVLPATVLSPAQGGRCKVNVLGIETVVRCRPDQTITNQAKLCLRARDIGIAPAEHAGFPATVERLSYQGGHFRLEARAAAPGDMLLHLDAAEPAPTQPGDAIRIAIHDGWVIPEAGITRQAA; encoded by the coding sequence GTGGCGCGACTGACCATCGACCGGGCGCAGAAGCGCTTCGGTGCCTTTCTCGCCCTCGACGACGTCTCGATCGATGTCGAGGATGGCGAATTCCTCGCCGTGCTCGGCCCCTCCGGTTGCGGCAAGACGACGTTGCTGCGCCAGATCGCCGGCTTCGACAAGCTCGACGGCGGAGCGATCCGCATCGGCGACCGGCTCGTTTCCTCGGCCGAGCAGCATGTCCCGCCCGAGCATCGCAAGCTCGGCATCGTCTTCCAGTCCTATGCGCTCTGGCCGCATATGACCGTGGCGGAGAACGTCGCCTACGGGCTGACGGTCGCCGGCGTGCGCGATCCAGAGCGGGCACGGCGCGTGGCCGCAGCGCTCGATCTCGTCGGCCTCAACGGCTTTGACGAGCGCCGGCCCGGCCTGCTCTCCGGCGGCCAGCGCCAGCGCGTCGCGCTGGCCCGCTGCCTCGTGACCGAGCCTTCGCTCGTGCTGCTCGACGAGCCGCTGGCCAATCTCGATGTGCATCTGCGCGCTTCGATGGAGGAGGAGTTCGCCCGCTTCCACGAGCGCACCGGCACGACCATGGTCTACATCACTCATGACCAGGCCGAGGCCATGGCGCTGGCGGATCGAATCGCAGTGATGGATCGCGGCCGGCTGCTCCAGCTCGCTACGCCCTCGATGCTCTATCGCGAACCGGCCGACACCACCGTCGCCGGCTTCATCGGTGACGGCATGGTGCTGCCCGCGACAGTGCTGTCGCCGGCGCAGGGCGGCCGCTGCAAGGTCAATGTGCTGGGCATCGAAACCGTGGTTCGCTGCCGGCCGGACCAGACGATCACCAACCAGGCGAAACTCTGCCTGCGGGCGCGCGACATCGGTATCGCACCTGCGGAGCACGCGGGCTTCCCAGCCACGGTCGAGCGTCTGTCCTATCAGGGCGGGCACTTCCGGCTCGAGGCGCGCGCCGCCGCTCCCGGTGACATGCTGCTGCATCTCGATGCCGCCGAGCCTGCTCCAACCCAGCCCGGCGATGCGATCCGCATCGCGATCCATGACGGCTGGGTCATCCCCGAAGCGGGGATCACGCGCCAGGCCGCATGA